ACGCCATTCAAAAAACATCACATATtcacagtaataataaaagacaaaTGCTTCAacgtaataaaaatagaaaatttaaacaagGGACTTCGGAATCTAAAAGAAACActcatcaataaaaaaattacaagttTCCGAATAGCGAGAAAAGGAGACATATTAGATCAATTAGAATCACCAATAATTTTAGACGTACTCTACAAACATTTTCACGTAAGCAGAATAAGACTGACAATGTGTTATGGAAAAGCACAAGTACCAGCTGAAAAACATAGAAAGGAAATAATTAGCCATCTTCACGACAGTCTAACAGGAGGACACAAGGGAATCAATCAAACTTACCAGAAAATAAGAGAACGATATTATTGGCCAGGAATGAGGAACGACGTTCAAGACTACATTCGAAGATGTGCAGAATGTCAAGAGCAGAAAATAGAGAGATTCAAAACTAGAGAGCCGATGATAATAACCGATACACCGATAGAGGCTTTTGACAAAGTATCGATCGACACAGTAGGAAAACTTAAGATGACCCCGAGAGGAAATTGCCATCTATTGACAATGCAATGCAACCTAACCAAATATTTAATAGCCATACCCATAAAAAATCTCAACGCCACAACAATAGCAGATGCATTGGCAAAGTATCTCATTTGTCAATTTGGGGCTCCGAGAGCCATACTCCCCGACAGAGGAACCAGTTTTCTGTCAAAAATAGTGGAATCATTATTGAAATTGTTCAAAATAAACCATTTAACGACGTCTGGATATAGACCTCAGACGAATGGGTCACTGAAAAGAAGCCACGCCCCACTTATAGAGTTCATTAGAATATACTCCGAAAGGTATGACGATTGGGACCATTTAACACCATTTGCAACATTCACTTACAACACTAGTGTACACGCAGCAACTAATTTCACCCCTTTTGAACTCGTTTACGGGCGAATAGCGCGTTTCCCTTTGAGAATACCATCCGACGAAAAACTAAAAACCTACAATGTTTACATGCGCGACCTAGTATTAAGGTTagaagaaatgaaaattttagcagGCGAAGCCCAAATagcgaataaaattaaaacaaaggaCAGGTATGACGAGAAAGTCAGAGCCTTTAAGGGTAAAGTAGGCGGATACGCGAGACTAATAAATGAACCCCGTGTAAGCAAATTTGATGCGTATATGAATAAACCATTGAGAATAATCGAATTCTTAGGTAGGAAAAATGTCCTTCTAGAGTACCCGAATGGAAAGCGCATACGAAAACATATAGATAAATTGAAAACCGTAGAGGATAAGTCCGATAACGAGGATTCAGACTCTTTCAACTAATCGATAACCATGTTACAggatgaaaattttagaaataataataataatatttaatctaCTCAACGTGAGGAGATGCGAACCCATGTACCAGATAGAACCCCTAAACCCCAATCCCGGAATATATTTCCAGAAGCTGGACGTGATCAGGATCAAAAAGGCGACGTGGAAGCTCAACATCTACATTGAGGTCGAAGACTTCATGCAGACGCACAACGCAACGGACTCGTACAAAGAAATATTCGAGATCTGCAAGAAAGTAATGGAGGAAAGAAAATGCAGACACACACTAGCCATTGACCTACTGCAAATAAAAGAACAAGAATTAGCAAAGACCCAAGAAAAGATAAAAGAGACCATAGCAAGTCTAGGACACACACAGTACCCCACAGCACGAATTCCAAGAAGCATCAGGACAAAGAGACTAGTACCACTAGGCATAATTGGAAGTATAAGTAGCAGTTTGTTCGGACTCGTGACTAACGACGAAGTGGacaacataaataaaaatatagaccAGCTCTTCCAGGACCAAAGCAAAATGGTTCATTTACTAGACGAGAATTTCCACATAATCTCAGTAAAATTTGAGGAATTATACAACATAACCAGCAACCACCAGAAAGTGTTGCAAGGATTCGAAAAAGAATTAACAAAGACGATCAAAACAATACTACGAGAAAAAGATCAAATGAAGTACCAAGTTGAAGTAGTAATATACGTTAAACGACTAGAATCGACATTGGACCATGTGATTAAAAGTAATGAGAAATTACTAGAAATCCtacgaaaattaaaagaaggaaaaGTACACCCAGACCTTATGAAACAGGATACGGTTCAACAAATGAACATGGATGTAAAAAGAGTGAGTCAAGATTTAGAATTTCCACCACCACCAGAGCACATGAGAGCCGAAGAATTAGCCAGAATATCGGAAATTGACGCCATTCACCAGAATGGGCGAACATTAGCAGTGCTACATCTACCTCTAGTAGATCGCATGCCTTATCAATTGTACAAGATGCATCCTATTAACACACCGCAAAAcatgaaaaatgaaacgaTGGTACAAGCCTTCATAAGACCATCACATGAATACATCGCCATTAGCTACGATCATACCAGATACATAAAATTCAATGAGGACCAAAGACAAATGTGCATTAAAACGCACTATGCAGACATATGCCCAATACTAGGAACACTCAGGAATGTCCCAGAATCAAGAGACTGTGAAATAACATTGCTCTTGAACCCCAGTCAGAAGGCCATTACACAATGTGATATACGATACAGACTGAGCGAACAAACTCAGTGGACGTACCTAAATTATGACATATCATGGCTCTATTCAACAATTCGACCAGAAATACTAAACATCATTTGCCAAGACAAACATGAAAACAAGGTCACGATAAAAGACGCAGGAATCGTTCACATAGCACCAATATGCATAGGAACAACGGCTGAGGCGACCATCACCGGAGAAGTTACCAGGAACACCGAGTTTACCTACGTGTACAAAccagaaataaacttaaaaataacagATATTTACCCCCTACTGAATCAAGAAGACACCAGTTTAGAAGTGCacagctcagaaaacatagaTGTGCTAGGACCAAATATGGCCAACAATAACGGAAGGCCATTGCATGAAATAGTCAGCAAACTAAGAGAAATAGGCgaacataaacaacaaaactACAATACAAACACAGTACTATATAGAAGCATGACCGTCCAATTAATAATAgtaacgataataataattatcatcaTAAAGATGAAGTGTCTAAGAAAATGGCGCTGCCCAAAGAATAAGAAGCGCAGAAACCCATCACCGAGAATAAACACCAAAAAACGAAAGATCGAAACAAAAGATGAGGAAATCGAACTCGAAGACATTTTAGGCAGCCATAAAAACCACGCAATCCTGCGACTAGACCGCGAAAACCCTAAAACGAACGCGCAATCGACAACAAAGAAATTTGCACTACCCAAACAAGAAGCAGAATGCTCATGAGtgaatgaaattaaatttttgaatttccagGACGCTTGTACATAGCAAAACAATGCTTAaccaatcaaaaaatttttttctctaacatGATTGATGTAATCTATTTGCAGACAAAGGAATACACAATGGACTTTAGACCAAGAACAAACATTTCAATGTCCTGCGATGTAGACATACCACTATCAAACATAATAAGAGAATTTGAAAGAGTAGGAGAACCCCAGAACGCCCGTGTAGAAAAACACAGATATGAACAAGAGACCAAAAAGATAACGCTATCTTTCAActcagaaagagagatagcaaAAGCATATGAACTCAGATCCCTATTAGCCaagcaaaataaattaaagaggAACAGCAAGAGAGCAGCACCATACCAAACTCCCATGATAACCACAGGACCAAAAACAGCAATAGGAGATTTGATAGACCTCACTCCAAAAGAAGAACCAACAGTTAGATCTGAAGTACACGTGGTTAACCAACCATCAACACCTCAACCAATCAGGAACAGACTGTTCTGCCTACTGCCTTGGGACGGCaatgatagagagaaagacgaaATGCTCTTCAGACATTTCGCCCAGTTCGGGACAGTAGCATACTACGAAACAGTCAGAGACAAAAAGGGACGTTTGTCATACGGATACGTGCAATATTTCACACAAGAAGACACCAAAGCCGCCAAGGAAGAGAGTGACCCAATGTACAAAGCAACATTTGCCGAACCGCGAAGACTACCACGTGCAGCGCAAGGAACCGCAAATACTAAATTCCATGAAAGATGCAAACAGATGATAGAAGTAGAAATATACAACTTACATGAAATAACATGCAAAAAGTAAATAGCTTGGACCCAAGACAATGTAAGTGTAGACCCACTGAGCAAGTTACAGCCACTACAGGAGACAATTAtggaattaaaagaaaaaatagcaaAACTGGAAAATCTAAAGGAAAATAACCGACATCCACCAACACCCAGGACAAATAGAGTGAGCCATGGAAGACCCAAGACCCCAGAAGCCACCCTCCCTGACCTAGATGAAAATAATAGCAATATGAGCATAGAATAAAACAGATAAATTTACATTTTGCGACCGCGTTATATAACCATAATAAACAATAGTTAGGACCAATGACCCTGTATGAATGAATGAATGCATAAACGAAAATACATCGCATGAATTAAAATAACCAAATACACATAACATATAATTATCATACCACTCtctttgaattattttcagaTATGGAccagttttgaaaaatatagtcACCTCAATCGTCTTCGACGAAGTTTTGGACCATGTCACAATCTGTTTTGACCCCGCGGTAAAACTCCCTATGGTAATGAAGCTATTGAACAGTTATGGACCAAACAACACCGTCACGTTTGAAATTATTCCAAGAGGACCACACCATGACTCAGCGAGATTAACTATTAAGTACAGAACACGGACAAGCGCGACGAGACTCAGAAGCGACTATAAGACATCCAGAACAGAGGATAGGATGACAGTAGAACAGAGAGTAGAAGCACCGACTGATTCGGACAGCTCAGACACAGACGACGAACATAGCAGCAGCGACAGCAGTACCACTGACGGAACCGACGGAACGGACAACACTAGCGACACTCCTGAAAGCGACGCTAACGATGAAAATGACgaagttattttaaattcagacGAAGATGTCCCACAGCAAGACAATGACAATAACGAAGACAACATGAACAACGACAATGACCACATCCCAGACAACAATGACGACAATTACGGCAGTAATGACATCGACAATGCAGACAACAACGATATCAACAGCGACGACAATGTTAATGATAACGGCTACCCCTTGCAGTACAATCCCCAAAACAACGTGGAATTACTCAAGATGAACCTGACGGACGCTTATACGAtaacagctatatacagaggAGACACAATTGACGCAGAGGCATTGTTCAGACAGTACGGACCATGCCACACAGAACACTACATGTCCACGACAGACGACACTAAAGCCATATCGACACGGTACCAGTTAGACAGACATCCACGGAAAATAGTAAATCTGTACAGACAATATATACAACGGACAGACGAGGACGTGCAAGGACTTCGACGGCAAGAGTGAGAACAGGGACCACCGACAACAGAATACGTTAGATCGGACGATACTATTTGTGTACGATTACCGCGGACAGTAAGCAAACAAGAACTGACGGAAATATTTGCAACATTTGGAGAAATAGCTGACATACGACGCATCAAACCGAACGACGAAGACGAACGTTATACAGCATTTATACAATACAGACACAAGGACAGCGCATACAAAGCAGTAACAGAAACTGATAATACATACTTACCGAAATGGTCTTATAATCGAAGACAACGGACGACAAAACCAGCGACGACACAGGAAAATGCACAGGAGCGACAGAGAACCGAAGGACCACAGGAACCCGCACAGAGACAAAGACGATGGACGTTGGACCCCGCCAACATCACAAAACTGTATGTTCTCGCACCACCTGATACGACACAACAGGAATTCAGAGCGGACTTCATAAAATACGGAGAAGCAATACAGATAGAGTTAACGAACGGAAAAAAGGAGAATAATGAAAAAGTAGGATACGTTATTTACAAGGACAAAGTAGACGCCATCGACGCCGAACTAAACGGACcacgaaaatacaaaattgacTGGAAGTTAACGCCACAGACTACTGAGACACTATTACATTTTACATGCGGAGACCAAACACCTCCCAACAGAATAATCATACACGGAAAAGGCGCGAACGCGTGTCTCTTAATTATGAGTTCAGAGAGAAGTGAGCGCAGCCGCGACGTCGGCACTTGCCGTAGTGAGACGTGGAGAGGAGAAAGAGCAGTCCCATCATGTCATACGCGCATAGCCTTTCTGGCGGGCCGAAGTCTGCTCGCTTATACTCAACACTCCCTCCCGAAATGAAGCAAACAAACATTAATATTCTAAATAATAGTTCAGGAGCAATTTGGCTAATTTAGCATGTCATTCAAAAGGCAGTGCCTTTCTGAATATATCagctatttgttctttagaaACAATTTAACTGACTTTGACTGGATTTGTGGCTTCACACTCTCGGACAAAATGTTCTCGAACTTCAGTCATGTGCCTGAGTTTATTTGTCACCAAATAGTCATAGGCGAAAAAGAGTCACTTAGAATGAAGCTCAACGAATTTTGCAAAGATACCATTTCTTGATAAGCTTTGCTCATCACTACGTACTCAGCCTGACAAGTCAACAAAGTTACGAAGGACTGTTTATGGTTTTTTTTGCACGCTACTGTGACACCATAAAGTTTGATTACAAATCCACCCGTTGTAATCGAGCCTTTGCAGTCAGCAAAACTGACATCTGAAAAACCTTGCAAATCATCGAGCTTTCCTTCAAACTTAAGACCCAGACTTTTGGCGAGTTTCAGGTATCTACAAACTCGTTTCATCATTTTCCACTCCTCATCAGTGGGATTAATTTGATGTCGACTTAACACCTTTACCGCATATCCTATGTCGGGACGTACAGTGTTAGCAAGATACAAAAGAGAACCTACAATCTCTCTATAAGGACCGTTTGGTTTGTTTAGTGTATTTTCGAGCTCATTTTCgctttcctctctttctcgccttttttcgatTTGACACTTGCTTTGTCACCATTGGCGTTCTCTGAGGATACATATCACTATATCCAAAACGTTTCAACATTTTGTCAATGTAATTCTCTAGAGCCAAAGTCATCGTTTGAATTTGCCTGTCTCTATTTATTTCAATGCCAAGGAAGCTCTTGGGCTCTCTCCCATGTTCGACACTTCCAATTCCAACTTGAGTTTTTATGTGATTTCATCCAGCTTATGTGTGTCATTACTGGCTATCAGTATGTCATCAACATACAACAACATTATCAGATGTTTCTCATTGTTGCGCCAAGTAAAGCGACAGGGCTCTGAATAGTAAGATTTTAGTCCtagttttattacaatttctGTACATTTTTTGTACCACTTTTTCGGACTTATTTTCAAGCCGTACAAAGCACGTTGAATCTTACAGACTTTATCTCGTCCGATTTCTGGTAAACAGTCAATACCCTCTGGTATTTCCATATTAACTTCGCTGTCGATTGTTCCATTCAGAAAAGCTGTCTTAATTCAATTTTCCGAtgacttac
This window of the Nasonia vitripennis strain AsymCx chromosome 1 unlocalized genomic scaffold, Nvit_psr_1.1 chr1_random0001, whole genome shotgun sequence genome carries:
- the LOC116416821 gene encoding secreted RxLR effector protein 161-like → MTLALENYIDKMLKRFGYSDMYPQRTPMVTKEIVGSLLYLANTVRPDIGYAVKVLSRHQINPTDEEWKMMKRVCRYLKLAKSLGLKFEGKLDDLQGFSDVSFADCKGSITTGGFVIKLYGVTVACKKNHKQSFVTLLTCQAEYVVMSKAYQEMVSLQNSLSFILSDSFSPMTIW